The following proteins are co-located in the Echinicola sp. 20G genome:
- a CDS encoding MBOAT family protein, whose protein sequence is MKKLILLFTFNTNNMLFNSLEFAFFLPIVFFVYWLLLNKNTKLQNIWLLISSYFFYGWWDWRFLFLVFFSSIVDYTIGLQLGKTDNDHKRKMLLFASLLTNIGFLCYFKYFNFFLDSIDGAFSFFGTPINADRLNIILPVGISFYTFQTLSYTIDIYKKQLEPTKDIIGFFTFVSFFPQLVAGPIERASNLLPQFSKERIFNYDNISQGGKLMLWGFFMKVAVADRLAIYVDDVYTELYHHSWLTLTVSHIFFAFQIYCDFAGYSLIAIGCAKLFDFTLMENFRRPYFATSFKSFWSRWHISLSTWFRDYVYIPMGGNRHGKFKSGLNLFITFVVSGFWHGANWTFIIWGALHGMYQIFEKFIFHFKLPKALNWVIVFSLTILAWIFFRAPNVTEAFTIVERILTLHGSGLYFGDKGIFLFSIMGLILLITHDFISEFKPNFQLIHHPKPIVRLASIVLLMVYITSFGVFDNSQFIYFQF, encoded by the coding sequence TTGAAAAAACTAATTCTTCTTTTCACTTTTAACACCAATAATATGCTATTCAACTCACTTGAATTCGCATTCTTTCTTCCCATAGTGTTCTTTGTATATTGGTTGCTATTAAACAAAAACACTAAACTCCAGAATATTTGGTTACTGATTTCCAGTTACTTTTTTTATGGATGGTGGGACTGGAGATTTTTATTTCTTGTTTTCTTTAGCTCTATCGTAGACTATACCATCGGTCTTCAATTAGGCAAAACAGATAATGACCATAAAAGAAAAATGTTATTATTTGCTAGTTTATTAACCAATATAGGTTTTTTGTGCTACTTCAAGTACTTTAACTTTTTTCTAGACAGTATTGATGGAGCCTTCTCTTTTTTTGGAACCCCCATCAATGCCGACAGACTCAACATTATTCTCCCCGTTGGAATCAGTTTTTATACGTTTCAGACATTAAGTTATACTATTGATATTTATAAAAAGCAGTTAGAACCAACTAAGGATATTATTGGTTTCTTCACTTTTGTAAGTTTCTTTCCACAATTGGTAGCTGGACCAATTGAAAGAGCAAGTAACCTACTTCCTCAATTTTCTAAAGAGCGTATTTTTAATTATGATAATATTTCCCAAGGAGGAAAATTAATGCTTTGGGGTTTCTTCATGAAGGTAGCTGTTGCAGACCGCCTAGCTATTTATGTTGATGATGTATATACCGAACTCTATCACCATTCTTGGCTAACACTTACTGTCTCCCATATCTTTTTTGCCTTTCAGATTTATTGTGACTTCGCAGGTTATTCACTAATCGCAATTGGTTGTGCTAAGCTCTTTGACTTCACACTTATGGAAAACTTTAGAAGACCCTACTTTGCAACTTCTTTTAAATCATTTTGGAGTAGGTGGCATATTTCACTTTCAACTTGGTTTAGAGATTACGTCTACATTCCAATGGGAGGAAATAGACACGGAAAATTCAAGTCTGGGCTAAATCTTTTCATCACCTTTGTAGTCAGTGGATTTTGGCATGGAGCGAATTGGACATTTATCATTTGGGGGGCTTTACATGGAATGTATCAAATATTCGAAAAATTCATTTTTCACTTTAAACTTCCAAAAGCACTAAATTGGGTAATTGTATTTTCCCTTACTATTTTAGCATGGATATTCTTTAGAGCTCCAAATGTAACGGAGGCTTTTACAATAGTTGAAAGAATCTTAACTCTTCATGGATCAGGACTCTATTTTGGAGATAAAGGTATTTTTCTATTTTCAATAATGGGTCTTATTCTGTTGATAACTCATGATTTTATTTCTGAGTTCAAACCAAATTTTCAATTAATTCACCATCCTAAACCAATAGTACGGTTAGCTTCAATTGTTCTTCTTATGGTTTATATCACTTCGTTTGGAGTGTTTGACAACAGTCAATTCATTTATTTCCAATTTTAA
- the trpS gene encoding tryptophan--tRNA ligase — translation MARVLTGIQSSGRPHLGNILGAIEPAIELTKKDNNESYIFIADFHSLTTIKDGEQRKDNVHAVAAAWLAFGLDISKTVFYRQSRIPEIAELTWYLSCFTPYPMLANAHSFKDKSDKLSDVNAGLFTYPVLMASDILIFDADIVPVGKDQLQHLEMTRDIASTFNHRVDEEILTLPEPRISEDVMIIPGTDGQKMSKSYNNYIDIFLPAKQLKKNVYSIVTDSTPLEEPKNPDTCNVFKLYSLIATVQQTEELRQKYLGGNFGYGHAKKELLDLITEKYAEERATFDYYMNNLEELDAKLAEGEAKAREVAQNTLNKVREKLGFR, via the coding sequence ATGGCAAGAGTATTGACAGGAATTCAAAGTTCGGGCCGACCTCACCTAGGGAACATCCTTGGCGCTATCGAACCGGCAATTGAATTAACAAAAAAAGACAATAACGAGTCTTACATTTTTATAGCAGATTTCCACTCCCTAACTACCATCAAAGATGGTGAACAAAGAAAAGACAATGTTCATGCTGTAGCCGCTGCTTGGCTTGCTTTCGGGCTGGACATCTCCAAAACAGTCTTTTACAGGCAGTCCAGAATTCCTGAAATAGCCGAATTGACTTGGTACCTAAGCTGTTTCACCCCCTACCCTATGTTGGCCAACGCCCATAGCTTCAAAGATAAGTCAGACAAATTATCAGATGTCAATGCAGGTTTATTCACCTACCCAGTCCTAATGGCTTCGGATATATTGATATTTGATGCAGACATTGTCCCTGTCGGCAAAGACCAGTTGCAACATTTGGAAATGACCCGTGACATTGCCAGTACATTTAACCACCGTGTTGATGAGGAAATTCTTACATTACCTGAGCCTAGAATCAGTGAAGATGTGATGATCATTCCCGGCACAGATGGCCAGAAAATGAGCAAGTCCTACAACAACTATATAGATATTTTCTTACCTGCAAAGCAACTCAAAAAGAACGTCTACAGTATAGTAACAGACTCTACCCCTCTTGAAGAGCCTAAAAACCCTGACACCTGTAATGTCTTCAAACTATACAGCTTGATTGCTACAGTCCAACAAACAGAAGAATTAAGGCAAAAATACCTTGGCGGTAACTTTGGCTACGGACATGCAAAGAAAGAACTGCTTGACCTAATTACTGAAAAATATGCTGAAGAAAGGGCCACTTTTGATTACTACATGAATAACCTTGAAGAACTGGACGCTAAACTTGCCGAAGGCGAAGCCAAAGCCAGAGAAGTTGCCCAAAACACACTGAACAAAGTAAGGGAGAAATTAGGGTTCAGATAA
- a CDS encoding DUF1573 domain-containing protein, protein MKNIGLALIIISLSICVGFSVKAQGLAPSPLLWERQEAKLGSVMEEHGKVSTEFFVVNNGTSPVIIEEVVTDCGCTTIDFASDTLEQNQIGSIKVDYQPTSFGGAFKKNVVVKTNINPTGDTLYVEGYNIPYPDNVASYYDYRKGNLGFRFSSINMGEVFTNQPKVKYVDFYNFKDLPITLDEHEMKLPDHIKVNMIPAIVPAKSRGLLAIQYDAAAKADLGFFDENVAFNIESNGNEAIELRLLTTIHEYFAPVLKSEVNNIPKLAISEVDVDLNKISSKEIISKSIVLTNIGSKPVNIRKVVTNCDCMVYDLPTKDLQPGEKTDLTFTFDTKGRLGIDHKMITIFSNDPLNPTRTIVVKSRID, encoded by the coding sequence ATGAAAAATATTGGATTAGCCTTAATCATCATAAGCCTTTCTATATGTGTTGGTTTTTCTGTTAAAGCTCAGGGACTTGCCCCTTCTCCACTTTTGTGGGAGAGGCAAGAAGCCAAATTGGGCTCGGTAATGGAAGAGCATGGAAAAGTATCAACGGAATTTTTCGTCGTGAATAATGGAACTTCTCCTGTCATCATTGAAGAGGTTGTTACGGATTGTGGATGTACTACTATTGATTTTGCCTCAGATACTTTGGAGCAGAATCAGATAGGCTCTATTAAAGTGGATTATCAGCCGACGAGTTTTGGAGGTGCTTTTAAAAAGAATGTGGTGGTCAAAACCAATATAAATCCAACAGGAGATACACTTTATGTGGAAGGGTATAATATTCCTTACCCTGATAATGTAGCTTCTTATTATGATTACAGGAAAGGTAATCTTGGGTTTCGCTTCAGTTCTATCAATATGGGGGAAGTGTTTACCAATCAGCCAAAGGTGAAATATGTTGATTTCTATAATTTCAAGGACTTGCCAATTACCTTGGATGAACACGAAATGAAATTGCCTGATCATATCAAGGTCAATATGATTCCTGCAATAGTTCCGGCCAAATCCAGAGGACTTCTCGCCATACAGTATGATGCTGCTGCAAAAGCTGATCTTGGTTTTTTTGACGAAAATGTGGCTTTTAATATTGAATCAAATGGAAATGAAGCTATAGAATTGAGGTTGCTTACCACTATTCATGAATACTTTGCGCCAGTGCTTAAAAGTGAAGTGAATAATATTCCCAAACTGGCCATTTCTGAAGTGGATGTGGACTTAAATAAAATCTCTAGCAAAGAAATCATATCAAAGTCAATTGTTTTAACCAATATTGGTAGCAAGCCTGTTAATATCCGAAAAGTGGTGACAAACTGTGATTGTATGGTCTATGATTTACCAACCAAAGACCTTCAGCCTGGCGAAAAAACTGATTTGACCTTTACTTTTGACACAAAGGGTCGACTGGGTATTGATCACAAAATGATTACCATCTTTAGTAATGATCCCCTAAATCCTACCAGAACAATAGTGGTGAAAAGCAGGATTGACTAA
- a CDS encoding acyl-CoA dehydrogenase family protein produces MSSNTFPKRATKQDTFESVDFYAIDDLLTEEHLLIRQSMRDFVKKEVSPFIEDWSQKAHFPKEIVSKFGKVGAFGPQIPTEYGGGGLDYIAYGLIMQEIERGDSGMRSTVSVQGSLVMYPIHAFGSEAQKRKYLPQLASGKMLGCFGLTEPDYGSNPSAMKTYFKDMGDHYLLNGAKMWISNSPQADIAVVWAKNEKGRIHGLIVERGMEGFTTPETHNKWSLRASCTGELVFDNVKVPKENLLPGKSGLGAPLMCLDSARYGIAWGALGAAMDCYDSAKRYALERIQFDKPIASFQLVQKKLAEMLTEITKAQLLVWRLGKLKNEGKATTAQVSLAKRNNVAMALDIAREARQIHGGMGITGEYPIMRHVMNLESVITYEGTHDIHLLILGQEITGIPAFK; encoded by the coding sequence ATGTCGTCAAATACCTTCCCGAAAAGAGCAACCAAGCAAGATACTTTTGAAAGTGTCGACTTTTATGCTATTGATGATTTGTTAACCGAAGAGCATCTGCTCATCAGGCAGTCCATGCGAGACTTTGTCAAAAAAGAAGTCTCACCTTTTATTGAAGACTGGTCCCAAAAAGCTCACTTTCCCAAAGAAATTGTCTCCAAATTTGGTAAGGTTGGGGCTTTTGGTCCGCAAATCCCAACAGAATATGGAGGGGGAGGACTAGATTATATTGCCTATGGACTTATTATGCAGGAAATCGAACGTGGAGACTCTGGCATGAGGTCTACCGTTTCTGTCCAAGGTTCTTTGGTCATGTACCCAATCCATGCCTTTGGAAGTGAGGCGCAAAAAAGAAAATATTTACCCCAACTCGCTTCGGGAAAAATGCTGGGCTGTTTTGGACTTACTGAACCGGACTATGGTTCTAACCCAAGTGCAATGAAAACCTATTTTAAAGATATGGGAGACCACTACTTGCTCAATGGAGCCAAAATGTGGATTTCTAATTCACCACAAGCAGACATCGCTGTAGTTTGGGCTAAAAATGAGAAAGGAAGAATCCATGGGCTTATTGTTGAAAGAGGAATGGAGGGGTTTACTACACCTGAGACCCATAATAAATGGTCTTTGAGAGCAAGTTGTACCGGAGAGTTGGTTTTTGATAATGTCAAAGTGCCTAAGGAAAACTTACTGCCCGGCAAATCAGGCTTGGGCGCTCCATTAATGTGTTTGGACTCTGCCCGTTATGGAATAGCTTGGGGCGCACTAGGAGCGGCAATGGACTGCTATGACTCGGCCAAAAGATACGCATTGGAAAGAATACAGTTTGACAAGCCCATTGCATCCTTTCAACTTGTCCAGAAGAAATTAGCTGAAATGCTTACCGAAATTACCAAAGCGCAATTATTGGTTTGGAGATTAGGCAAACTAAAAAATGAAGGGAAAGCCACCACAGCTCAAGTCTCACTCGCCAAGAGAAACAATGTGGCCATGGCATTGGATATCGCCAGAGAAGCAAGGCAAATTCACGGTGGCATGGGAATAACCGGTGAATATCCCATCATGCGTCATGTGATGAATTTGGAATCTGTAATTACTTACGAAGGGACTCACGATATCCATTTGTTGATTCTTGGTCAAGAAATCACCGGCATACCTGCATTTAAATAA
- a CDS encoding tryptophan 2,3-dioxygenase family protein, protein MSKEQPSQEIIDKIQQLHEKYKASGQDMLSYLEGLLYADYLTYWDYINLDTLLTLQQPKTSFKDEKIFIIYHQITELYFKLIIWELEQIAEQVEVKAAFMKERMERVIMYFDQLISSFSVMWKGMEKEQFLKFRMSLLPSSGFQSAQYRIIEIMSTEIQYLVNIIEREDYMDINLTNVDSLFDILYWQSGAKELATGEKTLTLRTFEEKYGKKLKELIVSYRKRNLWKIYQNCQDTDDELTELMKTYDLKANVFWPLAHYKSAVRYLQKNPEDIAATGGTNWQKYLPPRFQKVVFYPELWSEKEKEEWGKGWVVKEVFGQEL, encoded by the coding sequence ATGAGCAAGGAGCAGCCATCCCAAGAAATAATCGATAAAATTCAACAATTACACGAAAAATACAAAGCTTCTGGTCAAGACATGCTTTCGTATTTGGAAGGGTTGCTTTATGCGGATTATTTGACGTATTGGGATTACATTAACCTGGATACCTTGCTGACTTTGCAGCAGCCGAAGACATCTTTCAAAGACGAGAAAATATTCATTATTTATCATCAGATCACAGAGTTGTACTTTAAGTTGATCATTTGGGAATTGGAACAAATTGCTGAACAAGTAGAGGTAAAAGCGGCTTTTATGAAAGAGCGAATGGAGCGGGTCATTATGTATTTTGATCAACTGATTTCCTCTTTTTCGGTGATGTGGAAGGGGATGGAAAAGGAGCAGTTTTTGAAGTTTAGGATGTCATTGTTGCCTTCCAGTGGTTTTCAAAGTGCACAATACCGCATCATTGAAATCATGTCCACAGAAATCCAGTATTTGGTCAATATTATAGAAAGAGAAGACTACATGGACATTAACTTGACCAATGTGGACAGTTTGTTTGATATTCTTTATTGGCAATCAGGAGCAAAAGAGCTGGCAACTGGAGAAAAGACCTTGACATTAAGGACTTTTGAGGAAAAGTATGGTAAAAAACTGAAAGAGCTAATTGTTAGTTATAGGAAAAGAAATCTTTGGAAGATTTATCAGAATTGTCAGGATACTGATGACGAACTTACCGAGTTGATGAAGACTTATGACCTTAAAGCAAATGTCTTTTGGCCTTTGGCACATTACAAGTCTGCTGTAAGGTATTTACAGAAAAATCCTGAAGATATTGCTGCAACTGGAGGTACCAACTGGCAAAAGTACCTTCCACCTAGGTTTCAGAAAGTGGTGTTTTACCCTGAGCTTTGGTCGGAGAAGGAAAAAGAAGAGTGGGGCAAAGGCTGGGTGGTCAAAGAAGTCTTTGGTCAAGAATTATAA